A DNA window from Pseudodesulfovibrio thermohalotolerans contains the following coding sequences:
- a CDS encoding sigma-54-dependent transcriptional regulator, whose product MPEKILLVDDEQDLLSVLKRSLGRQGYVVDTAPCGADAWKALSETAYDLVVSDLAMEPMSGLELLKQIRSIDHIQPFIIMTGAGSIESAVEAIKLGAYHYITKPFKTQELALLARRAIEYGRLHHKLETFSQREQKADSKSMVIGNTTLMQQMMGMVEKVSDSDVSILIQGETGTVKSLFAKRIHNSSSRSDKPFFTIDCGALSENLLESELFGHVKGAFTGAIRAKRGLLEEAQGGTVFLDEIGELTPSTQVKLLRAIQEKEIKPVGGNTPIKVNVRFLSATSRNLDEAVESGEFRKDLYYRLAVIPLHLPPLRNRQEDMVLFVGHFVSKFNERYNKSVQSLTPGAMQTLRDAPWKGNIRELENVIERAVLLAEGDVISVEDLCAHPMCFPDSAGGVEDGTVSLKRAVEKAEITAIRQALASSDGNRSKAAKILGIGRRTLYDKIDAYKL is encoded by the coding sequence ATGCCCGAAAAGATATTGTTGGTGGATGATGAGCAGGACCTGCTCAGCGTTTTGAAACGTTCCTTGGGACGTCAGGGGTACGTGGTGGATACGGCTCCCTGCGGGGCCGACGCCTGGAAGGCCCTGTCCGAGACCGCTTACGACCTGGTGGTCAGCGATCTGGCCATGGAGCCCATGAGCGGCCTGGAGCTGCTCAAGCAGATTCGGTCCATCGACCACATCCAGCCGTTCATCATCATGACCGGGGCCGGAAGCATCGAGAGCGCGGTGGAGGCCATCAAGCTCGGGGCATACCACTACATTACCAAGCCGTTCAAGACCCAGGAGCTGGCCCTGTTGGCCCGCCGGGCCATCGAGTACGGGAGGCTGCACCACAAGCTGGAGACATTCAGCCAGCGCGAGCAGAAGGCCGACTCCAAGTCCATGGTCATAGGCAACACCACGCTTATGCAGCAGATGATGGGCATGGTCGAAAAGGTCTCGGACTCGGATGTGTCCATTCTTATCCAAGGCGAAACCGGCACGGTCAAGTCCCTGTTCGCCAAGCGGATTCACAACTCCAGTTCCCGCTCCGACAAGCCGTTTTTCACTATCGATTGCGGCGCGCTTTCCGAGAACCTGCTTGAAAGCGAGCTTTTCGGCCACGTGAAGGGCGCCTTCACCGGGGCCATCCGGGCCAAGCGCGGCTTGCTCGAAGAGGCTCAGGGCGGCACCGTCTTTCTGGACGAAATCGGCGAACTGACGCCGTCCACCCAGGTCAAGCTGCTGCGGGCCATTCAAGAGAAGGAGATCAAGCCCGTGGGCGGCAACACGCCCATCAAGGTGAACGTCCGCTTTCTGTCCGCCACGAGCCGCAACCTGGACGAGGCGGTCGAATCCGGGGAATTCCGTAAGGACCTGTATTACCGGCTGGCCGTTATTCCCCTGCACCTGCCCCCTCTGCGCAATCGGCAGGAAGACATGGTCCTGTTTGTGGGGCATTTCGTGAGCAAGTTTAACGAGCGGTACAACAAATCGGTCCAGTCGCTGACGCCGGGAGCCATGCAGACCCTGCGTGACGCTCCGTGGAAAGGAAATATCCGCGAACTGGAGAACGTTATCGAACGGGCCGTGCTTCTGGCCGAGGGCGACGTCATCAGCGTTGAGGACCTGTGCGCCCATCCCATGTGCTTCCCGGATTCGGCGGGCGGGGTCGAGGACGGCACCGTGTCGCTCAAGCGGGCGGTGGAGAAGGCCGAGATCACGGCCATCCGCCAGGCATTGGCTTCATCCGACGGCAACCGCTCCAAGGCCGCAAAGATACTGGGTATCGGCCGCCGGACCTTGTACGACAAGATCGACGCCTACAAGCTGTAG
- a CDS encoding transporter — translation MNWIKIGLLGLLMLALTAVPAQAEEKVPVAWGGLGSTFGPCGMGFPSGALAVGGNVFFGKSNGIWKSDRRLNGKAKATKFNEIFKTRYGIMKGLDIRTATPIYNVHIEKPDAPNRETYGIGDTGVLLHKTLLTQKEGDPLSLALDFGGVVPTASVGSHSSDSAGTDTWGFIGGIGATWFYGANRFDSEVNYATFAEGAHDYEKGDRVRWNLSYAFALSDRWDIGAESHWEMNDESRSLGRGNNDASVEWYTGPKVVYKYTPWKLTAGLMGTVPVHRWYEGNKVGSDDFRVEFKLMKLFNIGSLFD, via the coding sequence ATGAATTGGATTAAAATCGGGCTGCTGGGCTTGCTCATGCTCGCCCTCACGGCTGTGCCGGCCCAAGCTGAGGAGAAGGTGCCTGTTGCCTGGGGGGGGCTGGGCTCCACCTTTGGTCCTTGCGGGATGGGCTTCCCCTCCGGGGCACTCGCCGTGGGCGGCAACGTCTTCTTCGGCAAGAGCAACGGCATTTGGAAAAGCGACAGACGCCTCAACGGCAAGGCCAAGGCCACCAAATTCAACGAGATTTTCAAAACCCGCTACGGCATCATGAAGGGGCTCGACATCCGCACCGCGACCCCGATCTACAACGTACACATCGAGAAGCCCGACGCCCCCAACCGGGAAACCTACGGCATCGGAGACACAGGTGTACTGTTACACAAGACCCTGCTCACCCAGAAGGAAGGCGATCCGCTTTCGCTGGCCCTGGACTTCGGAGGCGTCGTCCCCACCGCGTCAGTGGGCAGCCATTCGTCCGACTCCGCGGGTACTGACACCTGGGGATTCATAGGCGGCATCGGCGCGACCTGGTTCTACGGAGCCAATAGGTTTGACTCCGAGGTCAACTACGCCACCTTTGCCGAAGGCGCGCATGACTACGAAAAGGGCGACCGCGTCCGCTGGAACCTGAGCTACGCCTTCGCACTGAGTGACCGCTGGGACATCGGAGCGGAGTCTCACTGGGAGATGAACGATGAATCCCGGAGTCTGGGCCGGGGCAACAACGACGCCTCCGTGGAATGGTACACCGGCCCCAAGGTTGTCTACAAGTACACTCCCTGGAAGCTCACTGCAGGCCTGATGGGCACCGTGCCCGTCCACCGTTGGTACGAAGGCAATAAGGTCGGTTCCGACGACTTCCGCGTGGAGTTCAAGCTGATGAAACTTTTTAATATTGGTTCCCTGTTCGACTAG
- a CDS encoding aryl-sulfate sulfotransferase, which yields MLKLHRWHMALLLGISLIVLSSGAYAYEAITGPTGVLYYDQAKAYQGYTLFDPTVGSKTTYLIDMRGNIVHTWKSEYAAGLHSVLLPNGHLLRAGVIPKKKELGYCAIGGAGGILEEFDWNGKKVWEYKMFTPNKEIQHHTFCRMPNGNTMILGWETLTNDEARKLGRNPLTIPAKPVVSKGIPHDRFWVDFVREVNREGKTVWEWHITDHIGTGPKQFDINYTLPMPMGTLYATYDWSHFNTVNYIPETDTVVLNSRNLSEFYFINHKTGEMEYRWGNPSAWDPNAKKPGYWDDGSQKMFGNHCATPLKNGHILLFDNGSERPQDRRSRAVEVDPKTGKVVWEFATRHTNSFNSHRQGAVQRLKNGNTLITSTHGGHLFEVTPEGEVVWEFISPIFAGKTKAVVNNKDAFPFSAHIDAMSNMVHRSYRYGEDYPAFYGKTLTPKGYIAGDDAPRFFRDYHAGAGCSAPAAAVKAAPAKAAAPAEAEDDGGDDAAMVAY from the coding sequence GTGCTTAAACTACATCGCTGGCACATGGCTCTGTTGCTCGGGATCTCCCTGATCGTCCTGAGTTCCGGGGCATATGCCTATGAAGCCATCACCGGTCCCACCGGTGTGTTGTACTACGACCAGGCCAAGGCCTATCAGGGATATACGCTGTTCGACCCCACGGTGGGCAGCAAGACTACCTATCTTATCGATATGCGCGGCAACATCGTCCACACCTGGAAGAGCGAGTACGCCGCAGGCCTTCACTCTGTGCTGCTGCCCAACGGCCACCTGCTGCGCGCCGGAGTCATTCCCAAGAAGAAGGAACTGGGTTATTGCGCCATCGGCGGTGCCGGCGGTATCCTCGAAGAATTCGATTGGAACGGCAAGAAGGTTTGGGAATACAAGATGTTCACTCCCAACAAGGAGATTCAGCATCACACCTTCTGCCGCATGCCCAACGGCAACACCATGATCCTTGGTTGGGAAACCCTGACCAACGACGAGGCCCGCAAGTTGGGACGCAATCCCCTGACGATTCCCGCCAAGCCGGTGGTTTCCAAGGGCATTCCGCATGACCGTTTCTGGGTCGACTTCGTCCGCGAGGTCAACCGTGAAGGCAAGACCGTGTGGGAATGGCACATTACCGACCACATCGGCACCGGCCCGAAGCAGTTCGACATCAACTACACCCTGCCCATGCCCATGGGCACGCTGTACGCCACCTACGACTGGTCTCACTTCAACACTGTCAACTACATTCCTGAAACCGATACCGTGGTGCTGAACTCGCGCAACCTTTCCGAGTTCTACTTCATCAACCACAAGACCGGCGAGATGGAATACCGCTGGGGCAACCCTTCCGCTTGGGACCCCAATGCCAAGAAGCCCGGCTACTGGGATGACGGTTCCCAGAAGATGTTCGGCAACCACTGCGCCACCCCGCTGAAGAACGGCCATATCCTGCTCTTCGACAACGGTTCCGAGCGTCCTCAGGACCGCCGGTCCCGCGCCGTGGAAGTCGATCCCAAGACCGGCAAGGTCGTTTGGGAATTCGCCACCCGTCACACCAACAGCTTCAACTCCCATCGCCAGGGCGCCGTGCAGCGTCTGAAGAACGGCAACACCCTGATTACCTCCACCCATGGCGGCCATCTCTTTGAGGTCACCCCCGAGGGCGAGGTTGTTTGGGAGTTCATCAGCCCGATCTTCGCCGGCAAGACCAAGGCTGTGGTCAACAATAAAGATGCGTTCCCGTTCAGCGCCCACATCGACGCCATGTCCAACATGGTGCACCGTTCCTATCGCTACGGCGAGGATTACCCGGCGTTTTACGGCAAGACCCTGACCCCCAAGGGCTACATCGCCGGTGACGACGCTCCGCGCTTCTTCCGCGATTACCATGCGGGCGCGGGCTGCTCCGCTCCCGCCGCCGCAGTCAAGGCCGCTCCGGCCAAGGCTGCCGCCCCGGCCGAGGCCGAGGACGACGGTGGTGACGACGCTGCCATGGTCGCCTATTAA
- a CDS encoding aryl-sulfate sulfotransferase, which yields MKRREFITGAAVAAAAALINPVKALSFPSVFPHGTTIYKPEKCFNGYTVFGTEVESEGTVLVDMNGNVVRQWNDICQAEHPPKLLKGGYLAGTRRPSPDKKGRVWDDPSSTDLVVLDWNGKVVRSVPRAGMHHDYQFEGNPVGYHVPGMPLDNYKGKMLILSHKFTHNQYISDKELYDDYIVELDAQGNVIWEWLASEHFDEMEFPLDFKKTMYKYPTYSMTRTPGRKGGDWIHVNAASYLGPNKWWDEDKEKYAVFNPENVIISCRQTNTSFIIEKKTGKVVWQVGPEFYRDSMWEFGGKKYKRALSKLGQIIGQHHTHMIPKGLPGEGNILVYDNGGYAGYGKRNPGAPLGWSDARRDYSRVIEFDPRTLKVVWEHSAKQMGMRNKYQFYSDYVSSAQRLPNGNTMITNGAVGQFQEVTPDHEIVWEYISPYYTKNGNYNLVYRAMRVPYDYVPQLKAPKEIKVTPPDNTTFRIKAG from the coding sequence ATGAAAAGACGTGAATTTATCACCGGAGCGGCCGTGGCAGCCGCAGCGGCGCTGATAAATCCGGTGAAGGCCCTGTCCTTCCCCTCGGTCTTCCCTCACGGGACGACCATCTACAAGCCCGAGAAGTGCTTCAACGGCTACACCGTGTTCGGCACCGAGGTCGAATCCGAAGGCACTGTCCTCGTCGACATGAACGGTAACGTTGTTCGCCAGTGGAACGACATCTGCCAGGCCGAGCATCCGCCCAAGCTGCTCAAGGGCGGCTACCTGGCCGGTACCAGGCGTCCTTCGCCCGACAAGAAGGGCCGCGTCTGGGACGATCCCTCTTCCACCGATCTGGTGGTCCTGGATTGGAACGGCAAGGTCGTCCGTTCCGTGCCCAGAGCCGGTATGCACCATGATTACCAGTTCGAGGGCAACCCGGTAGGTTACCATGTCCCGGGAATGCCGCTTGACAACTACAAGGGCAAGATGCTGATCTTGTCCCACAAGTTCACGCACAACCAGTACATCTCGGACAAGGAACTCTACGACGATTACATTGTCGAGCTGGACGCCCAGGGCAACGTGATCTGGGAATGGCTCGCCTCCGAGCACTTCGACGAGATGGAGTTCCCGCTGGACTTCAAGAAGACCATGTACAAGTACCCGACCTACTCCATGACCCGTACCCCGGGCCGGAAGGGCGGCGACTGGATCCACGTCAACGCGGCTTCCTACCTCGGTCCCAACAAGTGGTGGGACGAGGACAAGGAGAAGTACGCGGTCTTCAATCCGGAGAACGTCATCATTTCCTGCCGTCAGACCAACACCAGCTTCATCATCGAGAAGAAGACCGGAAAGGTCGTCTGGCAGGTCGGTCCCGAGTTCTACCGCGACTCCATGTGGGAGTTCGGCGGCAAGAAATACAAGCGCGCCCTGTCCAAGCTCGGACAGATCATCGGTCAGCACCACACCCACATGATCCCCAAGGGGCTGCCGGGCGAAGGCAACATTCTGGTCTATGACAACGGTGGCTACGCCGGTTACGGCAAGCGCAATCCGGGGGCGCCCCTGGGTTGGTCCGATGCCCGCCGCGACTACTCCCGCGTCATCGAGTTCGACCCGCGCACCCTCAAGGTGGTCTGGGAGCACTCGGCCAAGCAGATGGGAATGCGCAACAAGTACCAGTTCTACTCCGACTACGTGTCCTCGGCTCAGCGTCTGCCCAACGGCAACACGATGATTACCAACGGCGCGGTCGGACAGTTCCAGGAAGTTACCCCGGACCACGAGATCGTCTGGGAATACATCAGCCCGTACTACACCAAGAACGGAAACTACAACCTGGTCTACCGGGCCATGCGCGTGCCGTACGACTACGTGCCGCAGCTCAAGGCTCCCAAAGAGATCAAGGTCACGCCTCCGGACAACACCACCTTCCGGATCAAGGCTGGCTAG